A stretch of the Sorangium aterium genome encodes the following:
- a CDS encoding AAA family ATPase, with the protein MTDSPRYRVLEVLHQGADTILYRARREKDGRPVVLKALRRDHASPRALGRLQHELEVARALRSPAVVKACGIEPFRDQMTLVLEDFGGRSLDRLLDGDGPIPLERFFPLALRLAAALAELHRHHVVHKDIKPQNLLYNPDSGEVKITDLGIASLSHRGAQELAHDGLIEGTLAYMAPEQTGRMNRRVDERTDLYSLGVTFYEMLTGTLPFQASDPVEWVYCHIAQAPQPPHALVPSIPPQLSAVVLKLLSKAAEERYQSALGLRHDLERCSSQLRQSGAIEPFPLGQRDVSDRLQIPQRLFGRERELEALRAAFERVVASGRPELVLVSGYSGIGKSSLVAELHGPVVRERGSFLSGKFDQLKRDVPYRPLLHAFRGLMQEILSASEPQVERWRERLREALGASGALLTDMLPELALLLGPQPPVPELPPAEAQSRLLATLQRFVAACARKEHPVALFLDDLQWADPASLLLLEQLATLAGDAHLLVIGAYRDNEVGPAHPLRLTLAEAQKRGAAVSELVLAPLSAAHVGALVAETVHAPEAQVEPLARLVHEKTGGNPFFVLQFLITLHDEGLITFDADEGAWRWDSAAIRDKGFTDNVVELMVGKLNRLSVPTRDALKLAACLGGSMTLDALAVVARRPTEELREALEEAAREGLLLRRDSAYRFLHDRVQQAATSLIPPGQLAEVHLGIGQLLLKARRAEEPDEALFEIVGHLNRGAALLRSQAERDELAALNLRAGRKAKAAAAYQSAAALFAAGLALLARDPRERWETRYDLAYPLSLECAHAAYVTGSSEEADRLLEELLGRTRNELDRAAVVELAVTFYQTRGRSDHAVELGLAWLRASDIDLPLHPTDAQVEEETEGLWQALGDRAIEDLIHLPPMEHPECKVVMAVLQAVAGPAIFVDQDLHYLIVLRQVKLGLRHGNAESSAHAYAAFARLFGPRFGRYKEAYKFGKLGYDLADRSDLLTVKSLVFTLFGQQVVFWTRHYRETYPYTRAGFSAAVESGDMRMACFNCVWAPLFPLLAGEPLEDVLHEVEERSRFVRKAGYEFTHGVLASARALIQTLRGRPVRFSKLDGSELDSQAFEAGLDEGDMRGARGLHYSMKARALFILGSHDEALAAATRVIVDHPFKREPYALIAENCYFHALALAALADEGARGARRSPARELPEGLLDGERQLGAWAASCPDNFLHKHALVRAEIARLLGNEAEAIRLYEQAISSARENGFVQQEAIACELAARFYRNRGLSTPADAYLRDARAAYFRWGAHAKVEQLDQRYPFLVERKPIAPTVTFAVRAEQFDVLSVVKASQSISGELKLPRLLEMLLRIVVEHAGAGEGVVLLVREERLSTAAAIATSRGAARLLDAGEASAALPQSILNYVLRSHERVLLDDAAARHPFSEDAYFARKRPRSVLCLPIMRQARLLGVLYLENGLVAGAFTPGRLTVLELLTSQSAISLENAMLYADIEQENTERRRAEQALQANQATLQAIVDNSAATIFLKDREGRYLLANRHAGNVAGVPSHELLGKTDDELFRGSNAEVLRDNDRRVLDAGEPLEFEEVVMQEGEPRTYLSLKFPLGEGVMPGVVCGICTDITERKRAELAERFLAEASRKLMALGYGATLESVAQLAVPELADRCVIDVDLAQDAPGRTVTAGMPAELAGAVTDALRPLTATSPDRPEIGDIRAAPLLDPLGVHSFLRVPLLARDRRFGVMTLLAAAPRHSYGPADLWLAEELAGRAALALDNSRLFAEAQQAIERRDEFLLVASHELKTPLTSLKMQAHLLARLLPRLQRGEVAPERIDAALQLLDRQIARLAHLVNELLDVTRLNAGQLTLARAPVDLAALAREVVERMHQQLADARCRTRLELDEPVIGHWDPSRMEQVLINLLSNAIKYGAGGLIHVIARREGARAVLVVRDHGMGIAEADQARIFERFERAVSVRNFGGLGLGLYIVRWIVTSHGGTIRVESKPGAGATFIVELPLHLPEAETEGQGTFLPPA; encoded by the coding sequence ATGACCGACAGTCCACGTTACCGCGTGCTGGAGGTGCTGCACCAAGGTGCGGACACGATCCTCTACCGCGCGCGGCGCGAGAAGGACGGCCGGCCGGTGGTGCTCAAGGCCCTGCGGCGCGACCACGCCAGCCCCCGCGCCCTCGGCAGGCTCCAGCACGAGCTCGAGGTCGCCAGGGCGCTGAGGTCGCCCGCGGTCGTCAAGGCCTGCGGGATCGAGCCGTTCCGCGACCAGATGACCCTGGTCCTCGAGGACTTCGGCGGCCGCTCGCTCGACCGGCTGCTCGATGGCGATGGGCCGATCCCGCTCGAGCGCTTCTTCCCCCTCGCCCTCCGCCTCGCCGCCGCGCTCGCCGAGCTCCACCGACACCACGTCGTCCACAAGGACATCAAGCCCCAGAACCTGCTCTACAACCCCGACTCCGGTGAGGTGAAGATCACCGATCTCGGCATCGCCTCCCTCTCCCACCGCGGCGCCCAGGAGCTCGCACACGACGGGCTCATCGAGGGCACGCTGGCTTACATGGCGCCAGAGCAGACGGGCCGCATGAACCGCCGGGTCGACGAGCGGACCGACCTGTACTCCCTCGGCGTCACCTTCTACGAGATGCTGACTGGCACCTTGCCCTTCCAGGCCAGCGATCCTGTCGAATGGGTCTATTGCCACATCGCCCAGGCGCCCCAGCCGCCGCACGCGCTCGTCCCCTCGATTCCACCGCAGCTCTCCGCCGTCGTCCTCAAGCTGCTCTCCAAGGCCGCCGAGGAGCGCTACCAGAGCGCCCTCGGCCTGCGCCACGACCTCGAACGGTGCTCTTCCCAGCTGCGCCAGAGCGGCGCCATCGAGCCCTTCCCGCTCGGACAGCGCGACGTCTCCGACAGGCTCCAGATCCCGCAGCGGCTCTTCGGTCGCGAGCGCGAGCTCGAGGCGCTGCGCGCCGCCTTCGAGCGCGTGGTCGCCAGCGGCCGGCCAGAGCTCGTGCTCGTCTCCGGCTACTCGGGCATCGGCAAGTCCTCGCTCGTCGCCGAGCTGCACGGGCCTGTCGTGCGCGAGCGCGGCTCCTTCCTCTCCGGAAAGTTCGACCAACTCAAGCGCGACGTCCCCTACCGCCCCCTCCTTCACGCCTTCCGGGGGCTCATGCAGGAGATCCTCAGCGCCAGCGAGCCGCAGGTCGAGCGCTGGAGAGAGCGCCTCCGCGAGGCCCTCGGCGCGAGCGGCGCGTTGCTCACCGACATGCTCCCCGAGCTCGCCCTGCTCCTCGGCCCGCAGCCGCCCGTGCCCGAGCTCCCGCCCGCCGAGGCCCAGAGCCGGCTGCTCGCCACGCTCCAGCGCTTCGTCGCCGCCTGCGCCCGGAAGGAGCACCCCGTCGCCCTCTTCCTCGACGACCTGCAATGGGCCGACCCCGCCAGCCTCCTTTTGCTCGAGCAGCTCGCCACCCTCGCGGGCGACGCGCACCTCCTCGTGATAGGCGCTTATCGCGACAACGAGGTCGGCCCCGCGCACCCGCTCCGGCTCACGCTCGCCGAGGCCCAGAAGCGCGGCGCCGCCGTCTCCGAGCTCGTCCTCGCGCCGCTCTCCGCAGCCCACGTCGGGGCGCTCGTCGCCGAGACGGTCCACGCGCCCGAAGCGCAAGTCGAGCCGCTCGCCCGGCTCGTCCACGAGAAGACCGGCGGCAACCCCTTCTTCGTGCTCCAGTTCCTCATCACCCTGCACGACGAGGGGCTCATCACCTTCGATGCCGACGAGGGCGCATGGCGCTGGGACAGCGCCGCCATCCGCGACAAGGGCTTCACCGACAACGTCGTCGAGCTGATGGTGGGAAAGCTCAATCGGCTCTCGGTCCCGACGCGCGACGCGCTCAAGCTCGCCGCCTGCCTCGGCGGCAGCATGACCCTCGACGCCCTCGCGGTGGTCGCGAGGCGGCCGACGGAGGAGCTCCGCGAGGCGCTCGAGGAGGCCGCGCGGGAGGGGCTGCTGCTCCGCCGGGACAGCGCCTATCGCTTCCTCCATGACCGGGTGCAGCAGGCCGCAACTTCGCTCATCCCGCCAGGGCAGCTCGCCGAGGTGCACCTCGGGATCGGCCAGCTGCTCTTGAAGGCACGGCGCGCGGAGGAGCCCGATGAGGCGCTCTTCGAGATCGTCGGCCACCTCAACCGCGGCGCCGCGCTCCTCCGTTCCCAGGCCGAGCGCGACGAGCTCGCCGCCCTCAACCTCCGCGCCGGCAGGAAGGCCAAGGCCGCCGCCGCCTACCAGTCCGCCGCCGCCCTCTTCGCCGCCGGCCTGGCCCTCCTCGCGAGAGATCCCCGCGAGCGCTGGGAGACTCGGTACGATCTGGCCTATCCCCTGAGCCTCGAGTGCGCTCACGCCGCCTACGTCACCGGCAGCTCCGAGGAGGCCGATCGGCTGCTCGAGGAGCTCCTGGGGCGCACGAGGAACGAGCTCGATCGCGCCGCGGTCGTCGAGCTCGCCGTCACCTTCTACCAGACCCGAGGCCGGTCCGACCACGCCGTCGAGCTCGGGCTCGCGTGGCTCCGCGCCTCGGATATCGATCTTCCTCTCCACCCCACCGACGCGCAGGTCGAGGAAGAGACCGAGGGCCTCTGGCAAGCTCTGGGCGACCGGGCGATCGAGGACCTCATCCACCTGCCCCCCATGGAGCACCCGGAGTGCAAGGTCGTGATGGCGGTGCTGCAAGCCGTGGCCGGCCCCGCGATCTTCGTGGACCAGGACCTGCACTACCTCATCGTCCTGCGCCAGGTGAAGCTCGGCCTGCGCCACGGCAACGCGGAGAGCTCCGCCCACGCGTACGCGGCCTTCGCGCGGCTGTTCGGCCCGCGGTTCGGGCGATACAAGGAGGCCTACAAGTTCGGAAAGCTCGGCTACGACCTCGCGGACAGGAGCGACCTCCTCACCGTGAAGTCGCTGGTATTCACCCTCTTCGGGCAGCAAGTCGTCTTCTGGACACGCCATTACCGGGAGACGTACCCCTACACCCGCGCCGGGTTCAGCGCCGCGGTCGAGTCCGGCGATATGCGCATGGCGTGCTTCAACTGCGTCTGGGCTCCGCTGTTCCCGCTGCTCGCCGGCGAGCCGCTGGAGGACGTCCTCCACGAGGTCGAGGAGCGCAGCCGCTTCGTGCGCAAGGCCGGCTACGAGTTCACCCACGGCGTCCTGGCCAGCGCCCGCGCCCTCATCCAGACGCTGCGCGGGAGGCCGGTCCGCTTCTCGAAGCTTGACGGCTCCGAGCTGGATAGCCAGGCCTTCGAGGCGGGGCTCGATGAGGGGGACATGAGGGGCGCCCGCGGCCTCCATTACAGCATGAAGGCGCGCGCCCTCTTCATACTCGGCTCCCACGACGAAGCGCTCGCCGCGGCGACGCGCGTGATCGTCGACCACCCCTTCAAGAGAGAGCCTTACGCGCTCATCGCCGAGAACTGCTATTTTCATGCGCTCGCGCTCGCGGCCCTCGCAGACGAGGGCGCGCGCGGAGCGCGGCGGTCGCCGGCGCGGGAGCTCCCCGAGGGCCTCCTCGACGGCGAGCGGCAGCTCGGCGCGTGGGCCGCGAGCTGCCCCGACAACTTCCTCCACAAACACGCCCTGGTCCGCGCCGAGATCGCCCGGCTCCTCGGGAACGAGGCCGAGGCCATCCGGCTCTACGAGCAGGCCATCTCCTCGGCGCGGGAGAACGGCTTCGTCCAGCAGGAGGCCATCGCCTGCGAGCTCGCCGCCCGGTTTTACCGCAACCGCGGCCTGTCCACGCCCGCCGACGCCTACCTGCGGGACGCCCGCGCCGCCTACTTCCGCTGGGGCGCGCACGCCAAGGTCGAGCAGCTCGACCAGCGTTATCCCTTCCTCGTCGAGCGAAAGCCTATCGCCCCCACCGTCACCTTCGCCGTCCGCGCCGAGCAGTTCGACGTCCTGTCCGTCGTCAAGGCCTCTCAGAGCATCTCCGGAGAGCTCAAGCTCCCGCGCCTGCTCGAGATGCTCCTGCGCATCGTGGTCGAGCACGCGGGCGCCGGAGAGGGGGTCGTGCTCCTGGTCCGGGAGGAGCGCCTGTCGACGGCGGCGGCGATCGCGACGTCCAGGGGCGCCGCGCGGCTGCTCGACGCGGGCGAGGCGTCGGCGGCGCTGCCGCAATCCATTCTCAACTATGTCCTCCGCAGCCACGAGCGCGTGCTGCTCGACGACGCGGCGGCCAGGCACCCGTTCTCGGAGGACGCGTATTTCGCGCGCAAGAGGCCGAGGTCGGTGCTGTGCCTGCCGATCATGCGGCAGGCCCGGCTGCTCGGCGTGCTCTACCTGGAGAACGGGCTCGTGGCCGGGGCGTTCACTCCAGGGCGGCTCACCGTGCTCGAGCTGCTCACCTCGCAGTCGGCCATCTCGCTCGAGAACGCCATGCTCTACGCCGATATCGAGCAGGAGAACACCGAGCGGCGCCGGGCAGAGCAGGCGCTGCAGGCGAACCAGGCGACGCTGCAGGCCATCGTCGACAACTCCGCCGCGACCATCTTCCTCAAGGATCGCGAGGGCCGGTATCTGCTCGCCAACCGCCACGCGGGGAACGTCGCCGGCGTGCCGAGCCATGAGCTCCTCGGAAAGACCGACGACGAGCTCTTTCGGGGTTCCAACGCCGAGGTCCTCCGAGACAACGACCGGCGGGTGCTCGACGCGGGCGAGCCGCTGGAGTTCGAGGAGGTGGTGATGCAAGAGGGCGAGCCGCGCACCTACCTGTCCCTCAAGTTCCCGCTCGGCGAGGGCGTCATGCCCGGCGTCGTCTGCGGCATCTGCACCGACATCACCGAGCGCAAGCGGGCCGAGCTCGCCGAGCGCTTCCTCGCCGAGGCGAGCCGCAAGCTCATGGCCCTCGGCTACGGCGCCACCCTCGAGAGCGTCGCGCAGCTCGCCGTGCCCGAGCTGGCCGACCGGTGCGTCATCGACGTGGACCTCGCCCAGGACGCCCCGGGGCGGACGGTCACCGCGGGGATGCCTGCCGAGCTCGCAGGCGCTGTGACGGACGCGCTGCGGCCTCTGACAGCGACGTCGCCGGACCGGCCCGAGATAGGCGACATCCGCGCCGCGCCTCTCCTCGATCCGCTCGGCGTTCACTCCTTCCTCCGCGTCCCGCTCCTCGCGCGCGACCGGCGCTTCGGGGTCATGACCCTGCTGGCGGCCGCGCCCCGGCACAGTTACGGCCCTGCCGACCTGTGGCTGGCCGAGGAGCTGGCGGGCCGCGCCGCGCTCGCCCTCGACAACAGCCGCCTGTTCGCCGAGGCCCAGCAGGCGATCGAGCGCCGCGACGAGTTCCTCCTCGTCGCATCCCACGAGCTCAAGACGCCGCTCACCTCGCTGAAGATGCAGGCCCACCTCCTCGCCCGGCTCCTGCCCCGCCTCCAGCGCGGGGAGGTCGCCCCGGAGCGCATCGACGCCGCGCTCCAGCTCCTCGATCGCCAGATCGCGCGCCTCGCCCACCTGGTCAACGAGCTGCTCGACGTGACCCGCCTGAACGCCGGCCAGCTGACCCTCGCGCGCGCGCCCGTCGATCTGGCCGCCCTGGCGCGCGAGGTCGTCGAGCGGATGCACCAGCAGCTCGCCGACGCCCGCTGCCGCACCCGGCTCGAGCTGGACGAGCCCGTGATTGGACACTGGGATCCTTCCCGCATGGAGCAGGTCCTCATC